The Euphorbia lathyris chromosome 3, ddEupLath1.1, whole genome shotgun sequence genome contains a region encoding:
- the LOC136223010 gene encoding uncharacterized protein isoform X1 gives MTSVNTLPYSPSSSTSTHYFYFTKWLPPRNSFPVKRRRSRGSRRSRTTKISELNPAKRLLANDTDTDNHNLKLVLDVNQISSLTSSKFNRIISLAEDAYYDLKTLISFDESNRIVFSCRKSTLEFTGALLLGGFVLVSAIRVLINLWSGLTSRLRVANQQVVVRRDRSLGGKEVVVARAVEERHDVKRKSPRSMDNPLSTPSWALGSGLSKDDWSSYRVRNRSKLPTWWPVSVPGDIDLLPADKQEYQREANRLIRAITDYRTSGKDVTEHDIIQIRAFSSSITAICLLLFTLSLSYHYKKLRRICRTSGVQVSFDTTNTRDSFYRASVDYVLSSCSSSPSYSTSVQIDGEDPQRFVAGLSENIGLENVGAARMVSAAVAARTRSCFLQAWALEVQGKHYEAELELSKLCLVLRAFPPEESSPEMEMVARGLGKNLKVEQRELLMNMFISVCSEDSHRSAADALGLIPLTRGLSEEEDIKITGTQ, from the exons ATGACCTCCGTTAACACGCTTCCAtattctccttcctcttctacTTCTACACACTACTTCTACTTCACCAAGTGGCTTCCGCCGCGAAACTCTTTCCCTGTTAAGCGACGCCGTTCTCGCGGTTCCCGAAGAAGCAGAACGACTAAGATATCGGAACTCAATCCTGCGAAGCGCTTGTTAGCTAATGATACCGATACCGATAACCATAATCTCAAATTAGTCCTAGACGTTAACCAAATATCATCTCTGACCTCCTCCAAGTTCAACCGAATCATTTCTTTAGCTGAAGATGCTTATTATGACTTGAAAACCCTAATATCATTCGACGAGAGCAATCGAATTGTATTTTCATGTCGGAAATCGACCTTGGAGTTTACTGGTGCTTTATTGCTTGGTGGATTTGTGTTAGTTTCAGCAATTAgggttttaattaatttgtggTCCGGGCTTACGAGTAGGTTAAGGGTTGCGAATCAGCAAGTTGTGGTTCGTAGGGACCGGAGTCTTGGAGGGAAAGAGGTCGTCGTGGCGAGAGCAGTTGAGGAGAGACACGATGTGAAGAGGAAAAGTCCTAGGTCTATGGACAATCCGCTGTCAACTCCGAGTTGGGCACTCGGGTCCGGGTTGAGCAAAGATGATTGGAGTAGTTATCGGGTAAGGAACCGTTCAAAGTTGCCAACATGGTGGCCGGTTTCGGTACCCGGCGATATAGACTTGTTGCCGGCGGATAAACAGGAGTACCAGAGGGAGGCCAACCGATTAATTCGAG CAATCACGGACTATAGAACAAGCGGAAAGGATGTTACAGAGCATGACATAATTCAA ATCCGTGCATTCTCTTCATCAATAACTGCAATATGCTTATTGTTATTTACACTTTCGCTCTCCTATCACTATAAAAAG TTGCGTCGAATATGCAGGACATCTGGAGTGCAGGTCTCATTTGACACCACAAATACACGGGATTCTTTTTACCGTGCATCTGTTGACTATGTTTTAAGTTCATGCAGCAG TTCTCCTAGTTACTCCACCTCTGTTCAGATTGATGGTGAAGATCCTCAGCGGTTTGTGGCTGGGCTATCCGAAAACATTGGGCTTGAGAATGTTGGTGCGGCAAGAATGGTGTCTGCAGCAGTTGCTGCCCGAACACGTTCATGTTTCTTACAAGCGTGG GCTTTGGAAGTCCAAGGTAAACATTATGAAGCAGAGCTAGAACTATCAAAGTTATGCCTTGTTCTCCGAGCATTTCCTCCCGAAGAATCATCA CCTGAAATGGAGATGGTTGCTCGGGGACTTGGAAAAAACTTGAAGGTGGAGCAGAGGGAACTGTTAATGAATATGTTTATTTCAGTTTGCAGTGAAGACAGTCATAGAAGTGCAGCAGACGCACTTGGTTTG ATACCCTTAACAAGAGGACTCAGTGAGGAAGAGGATATCAAGATTACTGGTACTCAATAA
- the LOC136223010 gene encoding uncharacterized protein isoform X2, with translation MTSVNTLPYSPSSSTSTHYFYFTKWLPPRNSFPVKRRRSRGSRRSRTTKISELNPAKRLLANDTDTDNHNLKLVLDVNQISSLTSSKFNRIISLAEDAYYDLKTLISFDESNRIVFSCRKSTLEFTGALLLGGFVLVSAIRVLINLWSGLTSRLRVANQQVVVRRDRSLGGKEVVVARAVEERHDVKRKSPRSMDNPLSTPSWALGSGLSKDDWSSYRVRNRSKLPTWWPVSVPGDIDLLPADKQEYQREANRLIRAITDYRTSGKDVTEHDIIQLRRICRTSGVQVSFDTTNTRDSFYRASVDYVLSSCSSSPSYSTSVQIDGEDPQRFVAGLSENIGLENVGAARMVSAAVAARTRSCFLQAWALEVQGKHYEAELELSKLCLVLRAFPPEESSPEMEMVARGLGKNLKVEQRELLMNMFISVCSEDSHRSAADALGLIPLTRGLSEEEDIKITGTQ, from the exons ATGACCTCCGTTAACACGCTTCCAtattctccttcctcttctacTTCTACACACTACTTCTACTTCACCAAGTGGCTTCCGCCGCGAAACTCTTTCCCTGTTAAGCGACGCCGTTCTCGCGGTTCCCGAAGAAGCAGAACGACTAAGATATCGGAACTCAATCCTGCGAAGCGCTTGTTAGCTAATGATACCGATACCGATAACCATAATCTCAAATTAGTCCTAGACGTTAACCAAATATCATCTCTGACCTCCTCCAAGTTCAACCGAATCATTTCTTTAGCTGAAGATGCTTATTATGACTTGAAAACCCTAATATCATTCGACGAGAGCAATCGAATTGTATTTTCATGTCGGAAATCGACCTTGGAGTTTACTGGTGCTTTATTGCTTGGTGGATTTGTGTTAGTTTCAGCAATTAgggttttaattaatttgtggTCCGGGCTTACGAGTAGGTTAAGGGTTGCGAATCAGCAAGTTGTGGTTCGTAGGGACCGGAGTCTTGGAGGGAAAGAGGTCGTCGTGGCGAGAGCAGTTGAGGAGAGACACGATGTGAAGAGGAAAAGTCCTAGGTCTATGGACAATCCGCTGTCAACTCCGAGTTGGGCACTCGGGTCCGGGTTGAGCAAAGATGATTGGAGTAGTTATCGGGTAAGGAACCGTTCAAAGTTGCCAACATGGTGGCCGGTTTCGGTACCCGGCGATATAGACTTGTTGCCGGCGGATAAACAGGAGTACCAGAGGGAGGCCAACCGATTAATTCGAG CAATCACGGACTATAGAACAAGCGGAAAGGATGTTACAGAGCATGACATAATTCAA TTGCGTCGAATATGCAGGACATCTGGAGTGCAGGTCTCATTTGACACCACAAATACACGGGATTCTTTTTACCGTGCATCTGTTGACTATGTTTTAAGTTCATGCAGCAG TTCTCCTAGTTACTCCACCTCTGTTCAGATTGATGGTGAAGATCCTCAGCGGTTTGTGGCTGGGCTATCCGAAAACATTGGGCTTGAGAATGTTGGTGCGGCAAGAATGGTGTCTGCAGCAGTTGCTGCCCGAACACGTTCATGTTTCTTACAAGCGTGG GCTTTGGAAGTCCAAGGTAAACATTATGAAGCAGAGCTAGAACTATCAAAGTTATGCCTTGTTCTCCGAGCATTTCCTCCCGAAGAATCATCA CCTGAAATGGAGATGGTTGCTCGGGGACTTGGAAAAAACTTGAAGGTGGAGCAGAGGGAACTGTTAATGAATATGTTTATTTCAGTTTGCAGTGAAGACAGTCATAGAAGTGCAGCAGACGCACTTGGTTTG ATACCCTTAACAAGAGGACTCAGTGAGGAAGAGGATATCAAGATTACTGGTACTCAATAA